A genome region from Macrotis lagotis isolate mMagLag1 chromosome 4, bilby.v1.9.chrom.fasta, whole genome shotgun sequence includes the following:
- the ZFP36L1 gene encoding mRNA decay activator protein ZFP36L1 isoform X3, translated as MTTALVSATIFDLSEVLCKNNKMLNYSPSSPGGCLLDRKAVGTPAGGGFPRRHSVTLPSSKFHQNQLLSSLKAGEPSQALSSRDSRFRDRSFSEGGERLLPPQKQPGGGQVNSSRYKTELCRPFEENGACKYGDKCQFAHGIHELRSLTRHPKYKTELCRTFHTIGFCPYGPRCHFIHNAEERRALAGGRDPSADRPRLHHSFSFSGFPSAATAATTGLLDSPTSITPPPILSADDLLGSPTLPDGANNPFAYSSQELASLFAPSMGVPGGGSPTTFLFRPMSESPHMFDSPPSPQDSLSDQEGYLSSSSSSHSGSDSPTLDNSRRLPIFSRLSISDD; from the coding sequence AATAACAAGATGCTCAACTACAGCCCCTCCAGCCCAGGGGGCTGCCTGCTGGACAGGAAGGCAGTGGGCACCCCAGCAGGTGGGGGTTTTCCCCGGAGGCACTCGGTTACCTTGCCCAGCTCCAAGTTCCACCAGAACCAGCTCCTGAGCAGCCTGAAGGCAGGGGAGCCATCCCAGGCCCTCAGCTCCAGGGACAGCCGCTTCAGGGACCGCTCCTTTTCGGAGGGGGGCGAGCGGCTCCTGCCTCCTCAGAAGCAGCCTGGGGGAGGCCAGGTCAACTCCAGCCGCTACAAGACAGAGTTATGCCGCCCCTTCGAGGAGAACGGTGCCTGCAAGTATGGAGACAAGTGCCAGTTTGCCCATGGCATCCATGAGCTAAGAAGCCTCACCCGCCACCCCAAGTACAAAACAGAGCTGTGCCGTACCTTCCACACCATTGGCTTCTGCCCCTACGGCCCCCGATGCCACTTCATCCACAATGCTGAGGAGCGCAGGGCCTTGGCAGGGGGCCGGGACCCCTCTGCTGACCGCCCCCGCCTTCACCACAGCTTCAGTTTCTCTGGCTTCCCCAGTGCCGCCACCGCTGCTACCACGGGGCTGCTGGACAGCCCCACTTCTATCACCCCACCTCCCATCCTGAGCGCCGATGACCTCCTGGGTTCACCCACCTTGCCCGATGGCGCCAACAACCCCTTTGCCTATTCCAGCCAGGAGCTGGCCAGCCTTTTTGCTCCCAGCATGGGGGTCCCTGGGGGTGGCTCCCCAACCACCTTTCTCTTCCGGCCCATGTCAGAATCCCCTCACATGTTtgactctccccccagccctcaGGACTCCCTCTCGGACCAGGAGGGCTACCTGAGCAGTTCCAGCAGTAGCCACAGTGGTTCAGACTCCCCTACCTTGGACAACTCAAGGCGCCTCCCCATCTTCAGCAGACTCTCCATCTCAGATGACTAA